A region of the candidate division KSB1 bacterium genome:
TGTGCTAATTACCGGACACCATCGTGAAAAATTCGACGAGGATTTTGAGAAAAGCTGTTTTGCTCTTCGTTCTTTTGCAGAATCAATTGAGGCTACCGCTTTCATCTATTCTGGTTCATTTAAATCCGAATGTTCAAGAGGCAGTAAGAAGAATTTTATCCCCACGAGACAATATTTACCTTATTGAACCGTTGCCCTACTATCGTTTGTTTCAGTAATGATGAGGGCCCAGGGTAATTTTGACCGATTCCGGCGGCATACAAGACTTTGTCAGAGGGCACAGTAAAGTTGGTTGGAATAAGTAAAGAGAAGATCGTTGAAGAACTTTCCCTGATACTAACCAACCAGAATGAATATTTAAGCGATGGCTATTGCTGTTAATATATATGGCGATGGCCTTGCCGCGAAGCGAATAAAAAAAATAATAGAGAAATTACTTGCAATAAATATGAATATACTTCAAAGCATGACACTGATGCCGACAACCTAAGAACGGTTTGCAAAAATACCCTTCATANNNNNNNNNNGAACTAAAAACCGTTGGCAAGAACACGCTGATTTACAGCATTGGCAATATCGCAATTAAAAGTGTTACCTTCTTTTTTATTCCCCTTTACACGCATTACCTGAGCGTCTTCGAGGTCGGCATTATTGTTTTACTCGAGCTTCTGGAACTCTTTTACAATGCGGTGGCGCCACTGGGGGTTTTTAATGCCGTGTGGCGCTATTTCACCACCGAACGAAAATCCGGGACAGAGAAAAAGTTTATTTCCAGC
Encoded here:
- a CDS encoding UDP-N-acetylglucosamine 2-epimerase; the encoded protein is MKEGISEHNIFITGNTVKDSLFIAVDKVKSNPPIIHELLDHVRNADITKFFVLITGHHREKFDEDFEKSCFALRSFAESIEATAFIYSGSFKSECSRGSKKNFIPTRQYLPY